Below is a genomic region from Zonotrichia leucophrys gambelii isolate GWCS_2022_RI chromosome 1A, RI_Zleu_2.0, whole genome shotgun sequence.
CTATATAGGATTTTAATCTTGTTTCTTTCTTGCATTTGTGTGGCAAATAAATGAACATAAGACTGACCACTGATGTACCTGGCTGTGATATTCAGTCTTTAGTCACTGAAGCAAATTGAGAGATCCAGAGAGGTTGCTTCTTACTCATCTGCTTAAGATTTGCAGATTGTTAATTGTGCAAATCTGTGCATCAGCTTAGTTGCTACAGTCATAGTGGATGGTGAAAGAAGCATTTCCAGGTGCAGAATATCTCAAGGTTTGCATTTAGGTGAGCCATACTGTAGAACCACACTTTTTCCTACTTTAGGGAGCAGCTTGGGTGTAGACACTGACCAAGTGGGTAAGATGATGCATACACCAGATGTTTCAATCCTTCTTAAGGGGTTTGTAAGTTGACTACATAAGGACATATTCAGGATCAGTCAGTAATGGAGAATTGGAGGATTAAGTAGCAAAAGAATGGACTCATTGATAGGGTTTGACCTGAAGTATTCCAGTGAGATACGCAGTTGGCCTTCTACAGGCATCCATAAGGGaatgtagtttaaaaaaaaccaagttatatttttcttttaggttGTAAAATTTTTCTAGGGTACGTGCACACTGACTGTACATTAATTCCATTCTTGTTCCAGCAAAATAGTAAGGATTTAATTAATGTTAAAgagaattaaattttatatgTACAGGTAGTGCGAGAGCTTCTTAATCAATACTGAAGATGATAAATTTGATGTTTCAGACTTAAGGTTCAGAAGACCTGACCATAAATCTTGGCACTTGTTTCCTTTGCTAGAGGGCATCTTCTAGTATCTGGAAAGGGTAGAGAAAAGCTACTGACAATTACAAAttcactgttttattttgtatcttGATTCAACTCATAATAAAACTTAACTTGCAAATAGTAATTCTTAGGTTGGAATGTTGTAGCAATGTATGAAAATCATGAACGCTCATATTGAATTTCAGATGTTACTCTAAGTGTTGGGGGTAGGAGTagattttgctggttttgttttttgtattAAGCCACAGAATGTTATCTGCAAGCTAGACTGAAAAACACTCTTTTCCTTCACTTGCCATATTCTAGTACTCTGGAGTTGAATTGGACCTCCACAATTTCTGAAAGCAAGGAATTGTTCTCAATGGATTCAATTAGCTGAAAAAGTATTTCAATATTTCAGTTACAAAAAAGAATGATTTATCAGTTATTGCTTAGAATATGCTGTTTGTCATGTCATACACCTCTACTGTTTTATTAAGCTAATAtaaaattgctttcatttcaaaagaACTTTTTGTTTCCAAGGAACTCTTTGTTCCTTCCCATCTTCTGAAAAGCTTAGTATGGTTGGAATATGAAATGCAGACTGCCTTGGAAATGTCACTGTTTGTGATTTTTATGGTATATTTGTGAAGCTCTTGATTAGAACTGAGGAGCAAGTTCTAATAAGGTTGTCAGTGCTTTTCTCATTTAGAAgtctcaaaaaaataaaaatagtacaAATAGGTGATTTTTAGGCAAGATTTAGAGCTGTTGAGGTTACATCTGTGCTGAGAGTGAGAAGGAATGTTTTGAGTTTGGCAGGAGTGAGCTGATAAGTTGTAAAGGCTAAAATAGTAAGCTTTGGGACATATATATGggcatattatatatattttaaaattataactATAAACTTATATATTATACCAGTATTCATTCATTGTGAGTTTCTCTTTCCTTAGGCGGGTAAGCACCAGGAATATGAACAGAAACTACTGCAAGAATTATACAAACTAAACCCCAACTTTCTCCAATTATCTACGGGTACAGTTGACAAGAACAAGAACAAAgtgacagcactgcagaggtACGATGCGTAAGTACTGGTGCTGGACTGCCTGGTTATTCTCTCTGGTTATTCCAAAGGAAGCTTTTATTCCTATTTCATGCCCCAAATTGCCTCCTGTTTGTAGTACCTACTACATGATAAAATCTGATAGGTGTTCTCTGGAGAGACATATTGTTTAGGAGTGATATTCTCCAATTTAGAATGTTCCCTCTGAAGCTGCCCCACATTCCTCCCCTTGCCATGCCCTGTaccaggcaggagaggagaatTGGAGGCACAGAAGGTAAAAAtcagaacaatttactggaaacagcagtgaGATAAgaaaacagtaacagcaacagtACAAATGACAGCGGGTACAAGAAAGAGTCCAATGATTCACAAGTGATTGCTCACCCCACAGAAGCCCCCAGCAGTACTGACACGACCTCTGCTAGGCCATGCTGACCCAGAAGAAAGCCCTTCTCCAGAAAATTACTTAAGGTCGTGTGGAATTGTCCTAGCCATGCCCATTCCTGGCCACTGCAAAAATTAACCTTGTGCTGGCCAGAACCAGGACACATGCACCACTTTGTTCTACAACAGAGCGTGTATCTTcagaaagaaatgtgttttgcaTTTGGATCGGTAGTTCAGAACAAGGTATTCTGAAAGAAGACCTTTGTGGTTTATATTTGTAAAaccaaatgcattttttaaagacCAGATGTGTACTTTCTTGGTATGATTGGTGTCATTGTGAATGCAGTCTGTATTTTTATAACTAAGCTATCTTATAAGCTTAATATTTCTTTTGCATCATGATTTATAGTGTAGTCTGTATATTTTTGACTATGTTGTAACTGCAGATATAACTTGTTATGCCTTGCTAAAATAACATTCTGTTGATGTAGTTTGTTCAGTAAGTTATGAAAAGATAACTGTCTATATGAGCATGTAGTCACACAAAGATAAATGAAAGTCTGAGGTTACCAGTCCTTAATTATTCATTCAAATGTCATATgtaagataaagaaaaaaaactgttGACAATTTTTCCACTCCTTTTTGTAGGAGTTTGATAAAGGAGATGGGCAGAGCAGAAGGTGAAAGTTAGATTGCACTTCATATGAACCTTGACCTTGTATTTAGGGTTTTTGTTGTGTGCCAGTTCATGGACTACTGTGTTTTTCAGACAATAGTTTGCCAGTGGCAGCATCACTGCACAGCCCTCTAAGCAAGACAGTTGGTACTGTATCTAAAATACTGTCAATGGGTCTTGAGTGAGCAGAACACAATTCTGAGAACTGGTATTCCAGCTGGTATACTGGgactattttctttcttttaatttctggaGGCAGTTTCATATGCACTTTGACTGCAAGTGGTCAGGGCTCCAGAGGGATCTTTTTCCTTaaggacagagctgctccctgtttCTCAGGCACTGGTTCAATATTGACTTCAAAGGTAAAGTGCAGCAAGCAAAACAAATACACCACTTCTTGAACTTGGGTATTGATGATTTCAAGTTTGAAATCTGAactaattttaatttgaaacctGATTAGATCccagcaaaataaattatacCAGTGTGGGAAGAATGCACTATCTGAAACTGCAGCAAACTTTTATGCCTTTAGGCAGCAATTAGGAGTTGGAGCTTGGCCAGTCTGTGATGCTAACATTTAGCACTTACAGAGAAAATGGcatgttactttaaaggcaGCAAGTGGTAATTTCTGGAGGTAATTTCTCTTGTCAGTTGAACAGCATAATCACAGCTTGGACTCTGTTCTTTGCTAATGCTTAGGTACCACCTTTAGGGTTGCAAAGTGaatttcctgcagctgggatttggACATGTTTTGTCGTTGCTTTTGCACTGGTGAATGAATGCACATTGTTCTTTCACAGTGTCTACCCAATTGGCTTCTTGTAGGATTGTTTTTGTAGGATTCATTGATAGGATATTCATATTTCTAGCAGTTTGTCACAACCTCTGACAACTGCAAACTGGTTCTTGTGTTTCTGGGGTGCAGAATTTCTGTTTCATAACAGAATGGAACAGAAGTTGAGCTCTAAGTAGTAGATacttaattagaaacatccagtAGTAGAAAAGAGTTTGTTAAACTTTTAAGTGTTTTTCTAAAATTGTTTTAATATGAAAGGTCCTGCTTGCAGACCTTTTCTTCCTGTTGAAGACAACTGTTAAAATCCCCTAGGGCCACTCTGTGTACTCATCTCCTGCTATGTTACTTGATAGTTGTGGTGACTCTGTTCTCTTAAAATTGGAGATGTACTCCACATTTAAGACAGATcaagctttttttatttccttgatgACATTTTTCTGAAGAGCTGAAATGAGTGTTTTCTTATGCTACAGGAACAACCAACTATTAAGCACATACTGATCTTTTagagaacagccctgcagagacatGCAGCCTGAActtaactaaaacaaaaaaaccccacacacaaaaccccccacCTCAAAATACACActaatttgtttctctttccctttttccttggaTGCAAAACTGACTTTTAACTGGCATTTTAAAGTTTGTTTTGGTGTAGAGATGGCTTTGCACTGTAGTGAACATAAATTTGgttatttgaaataaatggaTTGACAATTTTCATAATCCAGATTTCAATTCATTTTTGTACAATGACACTATTAAATGACAGatatgctgctgctgtctcttcATTCCCTGATGTTCTGTATCTGATCAACTCATTAGCTCTAACTTAGTCCAGATGTGAGCAAAGCCAAGATGAGATCTGTAGATCAGGTCAAGGTACTCATCTGTGTACATATTGTATATGTAGCTGAGAACAGATGGATACAGAATAGCAAATCTTAAAATACTGAGATTTGAGAGGAGCTACTAATTTTATCTGAGTAGAAAGCATTTGTGTTGCTATAAGCAGTTAGTGAAATTTCCAGATTCTGACTGTGAAATTAGTAAGTTGACCTAAAAATGTAAAGTGTTGGACCATGTAATAGAAATATACCAACGTAGGAGTGCATCAGGAAGGGCatagatattaaaatattttttggtgAAAGCTGCTTTATTAAGAAGACAGGACTTGGACACTAAAACCAGCTCCTCATAGAAGCAAATGGAAAGCTACAGGTAACGTAGAAGAACTTGAGAACAcaaaagaagatattttataATAAGATTGCAGGGTTGACAGACAACACTGTATTTGAATCCATTTGGTTGTAGACTATATTCCATTTTGCTTAAATTTGTACAGAATGTAACTATTTACAGCAAAAATTTGGACTTTGAGTCCTCTCTTGAACTTTTTTCAGTTCTAATGGGCACTCTcaaatgtaatttaatattACTTTATAAAAGGGAATTAATTATGGTTTTAAACTAGAAATTAAGGAAGCAGTAACTTGATCTCTTGGTCTGTTAGTAAAGCTGTGGACTCCTCTGTAGGTGTGAAACATAAAACTTCATCTGTTATGGCCAGGTGTGATAGGACCTGgaatataaaacatatattaaaaaaaagtatgacTTAGCTCATGACTTACAGAACTTAAAAATAGTTATGGGCTAAAGCAAGTAATTCTGAATGAGGTATACAGAGGTCTGGACACTTGAACTATTGatggcatttttcatttttatttacattttttcctcttcctcaaaCGGGCAAGTTTGGACTTTGGGATTGGCAAAGCAGCTATCtattcaggaaagaaaacagaattcccTCTGGTTTTCTCTCTACCCTATCCCACTAATTTTTTATGTCATCaccttttaaaatctgaaaaataataacCAGATAAATCTATTCTTATGGATTGTCTGGCACAAAGATTTATTTCCCCAGtgtttacaatttttaaaacactttcttcATAACTTGaactcttctatttttttttttattttactcttgCCTTTTTCCAGACCCAACAGTAATAACAAAGATGCCTGGCCATCATTACAGAGTTCAAGTAAATCGGCCAACGGTTTAACAATGGAACACAGGAAAACGCCTCCTATATTAGAAAATGGCACAGACCCAGAACACATGACTCCAGATGGTGCAGACTCAGATTTCGGGTAATTGTGCTGCCTTTTGTACTTCAGACAGCTTGCTTTCTCTCTCACTGATTGGTGTGGAGGGAATGATTCTTCAGTCTCTCTGGTTGGAGAGCTGGATACAAATCCTGATCAGGTCACAAAAAAACTGGGCTTAGTATAGCCCGTGTTAAAAAGTCTGATTGGCACACTGTGCAGGAGAACCCTAACACGAAGTTAGTGACAATACAGGTAATGGCTGAGGGGAGCAGAATGCCCAGGGGATCATCAGCTTGTACAGCTGCACAGTCCCAGTCTGAGCTGagtccttcctttttttccatacaGAGGCTTCCACAAAAATAATATGCCATTTGCTGTACATTAGGAAGTTTGTCACTTGGAAAAGCTTCAGTAGAGGGAAGTTAAATGTTAGGGCTAAAATACCTAATTTCCTTCCAGTGATGTGTTCCAGAAACACAACACAGAGGAAAGGGCTCCCCAATTACCACTCAGAGGGACAACAGGGCAGCAGGTTGAACTGAGGCTTCTTTGTGTAGAGGAAGTAATTCATCTGCTTACAATCATCTCTTATTGccagccaatttttttttcatgtccttCTTGAGTAGAACTGGTGTCCTCTTCTACCTTATGCATCACTAGTAGTTACAGTCCTAGTCTGTAGTcatgctggtttgttttttatggACCCCTTTAGGGTCCATAATAAACATTAGGCTCATTGAGAGGTTGGGTGGGAAAAAAGCAAGGTAAACCCTAATATTTCAAACAGTGGTGCTGCTGATTAGGTAGCCAGTCTTCATTTTAAATCAATATTGAACCAATGCATTAAAATGGAGAGCGTTGTTGGAAGTGGTACCTTCTTGTTAGGCTAAATAGCAGTCCCCTTGAGGAGCAGAGAGCCTTGGAATTGCATCTCAGTAGTcatgtgcatttatttttttttcctgaaaataatgtatttaatgtaaataaaaatattgtagtCAATAGATAATGAGCCTTATTCATTCCTGAGGACTAGAAGTCTGTCTTGCAAATAAAAGCTCCTTAGGCAGGTTCAAGTATAATAGACATTTTCATCATTTAGATTGTCAGTAAAAGTTGTCTTACTCATAGCTTTTTAAAGTGCAGTATGGTGAATGTTagcactgcaggaaaggaaTTTGACTGGAATATCAGCTCTTCAATCAGAGTTGATTGTGTAATGAAGAGTCTACAGCAGATTTCTGTACTATAGCAATTTAGAAATTACTAACCAAAAGCAGTGTGTTTCAATTGGAAGAGCTTTATTCATGCTGTTGGATCACCAAGCAGAGAGGATTTGTAAATCTTCACTGGAGTAGCGCAGTTATTTATACTTTATAGTCATAAGTATTTCAGCTTAATTTATCTGTTTGAGATACTGACTCAATCAGTTGtctttttttcacaaaaaaaggTGTTGATGATTACTCTTACAGTGTCTTTTAGAGTGGAGAATTCTGCTGAGTTTCGATTACTCATTTTGGCGTGAGGGGAAAAATTACAAGTAGAAGAAATCTTACAAATAGTTGACCTTGCTATAAGGCTGTATGCAGTAATTAAAGTTAGCAGCACCAAAGGCTGTTTGAAAACAAGGTGTGTCTAGAATCTGAAGTCTGCACCCAGTTAAAAGAAATTGTTACATACATTTTTCAACATCACGGCTGTAATTTGACTTGTATCAGGTTGTGGCCTCTTAGTGGAACTGAAATTCATGTTCTTACTTCTGATGCTTGTTTGTAGAATCTTTGTATTGGCCTGTGGAGCCTGATGCTTGTGCATCTTTTCTCATGGGTAGATAAAAATGAGAGTACCTTGAAGTTGCAAAGCATAGATTTTAGTGTGAACTTCAATAACACCATTTCATTAGTGCGGTATTGAGATTTATTGAGGCAACTCACAGATGCCTGTTAGAATCTTGAATCCTGAGATGTGCCATTTCAGCCAAGTCACAATAATTTGTAGTGAATGGCTTTCTGAGGTGGTTTTCTGCTGTATCTTATATTATCCTTATTTTTGGCAGGTTTTTATGCtatgttttttccccttctgtcaTCTCAGACCTCAGTCTTAAAGGCTGGTGGAAAGCTTAACTTGCCACCAAGACTAAATTGTTACTTTAATGTTTTATCTGTCCCAGATTTATTTAGGAATTGTATGGAAACTGAAAACTTGTGTGTTTGGAAAATagatcttttccagtttctttaCAGTAGTATCGTAGCTGGAACTGACTGTTACAAAATACTGTCATCATATAAACTTCTAGGGTTTTGTATGGCATAGAGCTGCTATGGACATGTTCAAAACTTTAATTTTGTTCCTTAAGGCAGTCAACAAGCAGAATGGAGAGTGATGAAAAGAAGTACTACAGTAAATGATAAGTTATTGGAATGCTTATGATTAAAAAAGCAGTCTCAAAAAATAAGTGCACTTTTTACCTTCTTGATccctgctttttaatttttgttgtaaTTTTAAGGCTTTTCTTCCACTACAAAagcaaatgtttatttttcatgttaaatACTTGAGTCTCTTACTGTCTTTTTCCCTCCCACTTTTGCAGCCCTATCGATAAACCTTCAGATTCCCTCAGTATAGGAAATGGTGACAGCTCTCAGCAGGTAAGACACAAAGATAAGTGCTCTGAAAGTAAGTGGGCGTGAGGACTCAATGCAACTTGCCAGTTGGAGAAGCGTGTGTTCTCTGAAGCGTCTCATAATTGGCCATTGGAATAGGCTGTCctgggaggtgatggagtctcTGtctctggaggtgtttaagaaaagacatatgtggcacttagtgccgTGAtctagttgacaaggtggtgtttagtcataggttggactcaatgaatTTAGAGGTCTTTTTGCACTCTAGTTTATTTTGTGatgattttaaacaaaatttaaaaatgctgttgctaagttgatttttttgtttgaccTTGTGCTGAGATATATATTAGCAAACCTAATTGTGGCCAGGAGTTTTGAGGAAACTTCATCTGAGTTagtgaagaatatttttatacatCAACTCACGttctaatttttctctttctctcttgcttGTAGATAACAAACAGTGACACACCTTCACCACCACCTGGTTTAACAAAACCCAATCCAGTTATACCCATCAGTTCATCTAATCACAGTGCACGGTCTCCTTTTGAAGGGGCTGTAACAGAATCACAGTCACTCTTCTCTGACAACTTCCGGCacccaaaccccatccccagtgggctTCCTCCATTCCCCAGCTCTCCACAGACTTCGAGTGACTGGCCCACAGCACCAGAACCACAGAGCCTCTTCACATCAGGTACATCCACAGCTTACATGGCTGCGTGCTGCTTGCTCTTGCAGCTGCTTAAAACTTGCAGAGTTGTGCAGAGCTTAAAACTGTAGAACCTGAAACTCTAGGACTTGTTCTTATGCTGTGTTTTCCCTCCTTACAAATGGTTAAATTTGTCACTTAACTGCAGATGAATTGCAGTGACCTAAGGATTTCTTCTTAAAGAAATTTTGCAGAGCTTTCAAGCTGCATGGCTAAATTATCAGAGTGCTTACTTTAGTTTTTCTTAGCAACATGCATAGGATGTGACATGTATGCTTTAATATTTAGTGTTACAGATTTTTATTGAGAGTGGGGAAAATACATGGTATCAATATATTTTGATGTGATAACCTGTAATTCTAATATCAAAAGCTGTTGTGTAGAATTTTCTTAGTATTCTGCATAGTTATCTGAAGGTGTCTCATCTTTCGCTTTGAGGTGAGATTCTATAAATTCAGACAAGTTATGTTTAATTTCATCAGATAGCTGTATTTTTCAGGTACTCTGCTATGAAATACCTTGTCATATGCGCAAAACATTGCTTTAGTTGTAGTTATATAGCCTTGGGAATAGTTAACAGTATTGAGGAGCTCACAGATAACTCTGAGAGAATTGTTAcgaaatgaaataaaacaatatcAGTAAAAAATTGAAtgtaaataatattatatagtTAGTTTACTTAGTGATTAGTCATCTTTTGATGTTTATCTTGCTCCTGGATATCATAATTCTGTTTGTAAACAATATTTATTACCAACGAAATTCCTTTCTGCTAAGGCACTTGATGTACCAGTTTTGTGAGGATTAAGTAGCAGTGAGAGATAATTTCCAGGTAGTAGAGATCATAGTTAATATAAAGTGTATGGTTGTGGTTTAAATAAGGATGCAAAGGACAAGTTCTTGTTGGTGTAGCAACTCTTTATCATAGATTTTAGAGTGAAAATAGAACTGTTGATTTCTTCTCTGAGAGGATACTGAACCTTCTTAGAGCAGCACACCAGGTCCTTACCAGCAGAGGGAGTTTATGTTGCAAGTGATGCTACCCTGTACTTAGCAGGTTGCTTGACCacaattttgaggaaaaatattgCAAAGATAGACCAGAATTCACTGAATCTGAATAACAAACTTTACACAATCATGAAAAGAAGTAGTAACTGAAAATGAGGACAAGTTCTGATAACTTATTGCAACACTGCCTCAAAATATTTAACAGTATCTTGTAATGCAgttccctttttttattttatcatctCCTCAAAAATTTGACTTGTTTCTCTTCATAACGGTAGACagtaggggatttttttgtgggttttgtttgttggtttcagttttgttttttgaattACTGCTCTGAGGTTCTTCCTTTTGAGGACGAACATCCTGCTTATCTTTTTTGCACAGCATTACTGGTGAAAGCAAAATACTGAACTTAGTAAAGACCTTCTTTATTATGCTCTGCTTGTTCACACTTCCATGAAGTCGTATGGGGTATAGAAGGTTCTAAGCAAGTGGTCACTGATTTCTTTCTGCTTGGGACTATTCTTGAAAATGCTTTCTGGATAAGGTTTTCCCATGGTTCATTAGCAGTGCAGCTGTGCAGTAAAAGTGTTATTTACTACTTCTAGCACTTCACCTTTAGTAGAAGTCTATGATAGTTTGATCTGTATATGGCATTCTAAGCTGATGAATAAGGTATCTTTGGGGAACATATAAAGTAGTATTATATGGAAGATAAAAGACGACGGTCAGATACACAGGCTGAAGCTTTTATATGGAAAAATGATTTCTAATTCTTGTTCTAAATCCTGTTCCTTTCTTCTCCAACAGAAACTATACCAGTATCCTCCTCCACAGACTGGCAAGCAGCTTTTGGGTTTGGTTCCTCCAAACAGCAAGAGGACGACTTAGGGTTTGATCCCTTTGACATCACCCGCAAAGCCTTAGCAGACCTGATTGAGAAGGAACTGTCAGTCCAAGACCAACCTTCCCTTTCGCCCACATCTCTTCAGAACCCTACCCCACACACTACAACTGCCAAAGGGCCAGGTTCTGGATTCCTGCATCCTGCTGCACCCACAAATGCCAACTCTCTCAGTAGCACCTTTCCAGTCATGCCACAGAGGTTTCCACAGTTTCAACAGCATCGAGCAGTTTACAACTCCTTCAGTTTTCCAGGCCAAGCAGCTCGCTATCCTTGGATGGCCTTCCCACGCAATAGCATCATGCACTTGAACCACACAGCAAATCCCACCTCAAATAGTAATTTCTTGGACTTGAATCTCCCACCACAACACAGCACAGGTCTGGGAGGGATCCCTATATCAGGTAGGTGAATAGGGACAACGGTGAATATGACTTAATTTGTGCTCTCAGCTTCTCTGAGTcagaacaggaaaaggaaatagcCAGCAACAAGCAGTAGACTGTTATCTCTTGACTGTTGTACTAGGTTATGAACAGATGGAGGAATATTGTTTTAAATAGGtcctttgtattaaaaaaaaaaaaactaactgGATATTTAGCCTTGTAAATGTTGAGCTTTATAAGGAAGGTGGAGTATTATGTGCCCGCTTAATTTTGTGCCAAAGCAGATTGGTATTTTGGTTCTTCGGTCTTGCCACACTGGCTTTACATAAGAGTAGGCCCTGGAAGTGCATTGTGACTTTCATGTTGGCATGCAGGTGTTGACCAGAGTTCTTAAAGTCGTGCAAAAAATTGTAACAATGGTAATTTGTGGCAGATGTCTTGGCTGGGTCATTCCCTCTTGCACATAACTGAGTGCCTGCACAGTAAAACATTTAGTGCTGTTCATTTCTGTACTTCAGATGGCCTTAATATTATGCTAATCTTGACTGAATGGGTGCTTGCAATGTGTGTAAGAGGATTCGTCCTGATTCTGAGGGCCTTGATGTTGGAGAAAAGTAAATGTGAAGTCAGGCCAGTTTAGGCTGCCCTGAGTGGATTAATAGGCTCCTGCATCAAGCATAACAACTAAGGAGCTAATTGTAACAATAATTGTCTTGATTAAAAATTTACTTCTGGGGTTTGAAGTTCTTCCATACTTCCAATTTAGCTTGTCCCAAACAAATTCTTTTCTTGtaacaagg
It encodes:
- the CNOT4 gene encoding CCR4-NOT transcription complex subunit 4 isoform X3 — its product is MSRSPDAKEDPVECPLCMEPLEIDDINFFPCTCGYQICRFCWHRIRTDENGLCPACRKPYPEDPAVYKPLSQEELQRIKNEKKQKQNERKQKISENRKHLASVRVVQKNLVFVVGLSQRLADPEVLKRPEYFGKFGKIHKVVINNSTSYAGSQGPSASAYVTYIRSEDALRAIQCVNNVVVDGRTLKASLGTTKYCSYFLKNMQCPKPDCMYLHELGDEAASFTKEEMQAGKHQEYEQKLLQELYKLNPNFLQLSTGTVDKNKNKVTALQRPNSNNKDAWPSLQSSSKSANGLTMEHRKTPPILENGTDPEHMTPDGADSDFGPIDKPSDSLSIGNGDSSQQITNSDTPSPPPGLTKPNPVIPISSSNHSARSPFEGAVTESQSLFSDNFRHPNPIPSGLPPFPSSPQTSSDWPTAPEPQSLFTSETIPVSSSTDWQAAFGFGSSKQQEDDLGFDPFDITRKALADLIEKELSVQDQPSLSPTSLQNPTPHTTTAKGPGSGFLHPAAPTNANSLSSTFPVMPQRFPQFQQHRAVYNSFSFPGQAARYPWMAFPRNSIMHLNHTANPTSNSNFLDLNLPPQHSTGLGGIPISGIPASTGNSLDTLQDDNPPHWLKSLQALTEVDGPSAAPSQTHHSNPFGTQIPLHRASWNPYSPPSNPTSFHSPPPGFQTAFRPPSKTPTDLLQSSALDRH